One Pyrococcus furiosus DSM 3638 genomic region harbors:
- a CDS encoding IS982 family transposase (programmed frameshift), whose product MVVMNFQQEILIIKSEIYPIVSKHYPKNTRREVISLYDLITFAILAHLHFNGVYKHAYRVLIEEMKLFPKIRYNKLTERLNRHEKLLLLAQEELFKKHAREYVRILDSKPIQTKELARKNRKDKEGSSEIISEKPAVGFVPSKKKFYYGYKLTCYSDGNLLALLSVDPANKHDVSVVREKFWVIVEEFSGCFLFLDKGYVSRGLEEEFLRFGVVYTPVKRGNQISNLEEKKFYKYLSDFRRRIETLFSKFSEFLLRPSRSVSLRGLAVRILGAILAVNLDRLYNFTGGGN is encoded by the exons GTGGTTGTTATGAACTTTCAGCAGGAAATCCTGATCATAAAATCCGAAATCTATCCGATAGTCAGCAAACACTACCCGAAAAACACTCGCAGGGAAGTAATCAGCCTCTACGACCTGATAACCTTCGCAATACTAGCACACTTGCACTTTAACGGAGTTTACAAGCACGCTTACAGAGTCCTAATCGAAGAAATGAAGCTGTTCCCCAAAATCAGGTACAACAAACTAACAGAACGCTTGAACAGGCACGAAAAACTCCTGCTCCTAGCGCAGGAAGAATTATTCAAAAAACACGCCAGAGAATACGTTAGAATACTGGACTCAAAGCCCATTCAGACCAAGGAGTTGGCCAGAAAAAACAGGAAGGATAAGGAGGGTTCTTCAGAAATCATCTCTGAAAAGCCCGCAGTTGGGTTTGTTCCCTCTA AAAAAAAGTTTTACTATGGGTACAAGCTGACCTGTTACTCTGATGGAAATTTGCTGGCTTTACTGTCTGTTGATCCGGCGAATAAGCATGATGTGAGTGTTGTCCGGGAAAAGTTCTGGGTGATTGTTGAGGAGTTTTCTGGCTGTTTTCTGTTTTTGGATAAGGGGTATGTTAGCAGGGGGCTCGAGGAGGAATTTCTGAGGTTTGGCGTTGTTTACACGCCAGTAAAGCGGGGGAATCAGATTAGTAATCTGGAGGAGAAGAAGTTTTACAAGTACTTGTCTGACTTTCGCAGGAGGATTGAGACTTTGTTTTCGAAGTTTTCTGAGTTTCTTCTGAGGCCGAGCAGGAGTGTTAGTTTGAGGGGGTTAGCTGTCAGGATTTTAGGGGCGATTCTGGCCGTGAATCTGGACAGATTATACAACTTCACAGGTGGTGGGAACTAG
- a CDS encoding MFS transporter — protein sequence MGTRVKERKIAGISWNVFLLGLVSFLNDMSSEMIAPIVPTYLTDVLHIGKALSGSIMGLIESLSSLFKVLFGYISDKFRRRKVFVALGYTLSAASKGGLAFINNWWEFVGLRILDRVGKGIRTAPRDALIAESSEEGRTGKSFGFHRMMDTLGAVAGPLVSIALLVLLSNLPVVKAYRAIFLLSALPGLVGVFLVLLFVKDKGREVKKVIKGISTLRSKELQLFLLVVAIGALGRYSYAFTLWKAEELGLSVVQGLSFYALFNLIYAFSSYPLGIYSDKIGKRKLITLGFGIAALASLTFAFAKDIITLGLAFILYGVYIAIEDTIPRAYMADLAKEFEKGTVIGAYHTVFGILVFPASVISGLLWQKYSLEYAFIYATIMNMTALVLMIITDRRTFISS from the coding sequence ATGGGAACTAGGGTGAAGGAAAGAAAAATAGCTGGAATAAGTTGGAACGTCTTTCTTCTAGGGCTTGTAAGCTTTCTAAATGATATGAGTAGCGAGATGATAGCCCCGATAGTTCCAACATACCTTACAGACGTTCTTCACATAGGAAAGGCTCTAAGCGGATCCATTATGGGCTTGATTGAAAGTTTGAGTTCCTTGTTTAAGGTTCTCTTTGGCTACATAAGCGACAAGTTCAGGAGAAGAAAGGTCTTCGTAGCCCTTGGATATACACTCTCAGCCGCCTCCAAAGGAGGGTTAGCGTTTATAAACAATTGGTGGGAGTTTGTTGGCCTTAGAATTCTCGATAGGGTGGGCAAAGGAATAAGAACTGCTCCAAGGGATGCACTAATTGCCGAATCCTCCGAAGAGGGGAGGACTGGAAAGTCTTTTGGGTTCCACAGAATGATGGATACTTTAGGAGCCGTGGCTGGGCCCCTTGTCTCAATAGCTCTCCTCGTGCTACTCTCAAACCTTCCAGTAGTTAAAGCTTACAGGGCAATCTTCCTCCTCTCAGCTCTTCCTGGACTTGTTGGAGTGTTTCTCGTTTTATTGTTCGTGAAAGACAAGGGGAGAGAGGTAAAGAAAGTCATAAAAGGCATATCTACTCTAAGATCTAAAGAACTTCAACTCTTCCTCTTAGTTGTGGCCATCGGGGCGTTGGGGAGGTACAGCTATGCATTCACCCTTTGGAAAGCTGAAGAACTGGGCCTAAGTGTTGTTCAAGGGCTCAGCTTTTATGCGCTCTTCAACCTAATCTATGCCTTCTCCTCTTATCCACTGGGAATTTATTCCGACAAGATTGGGAAGAGAAAACTGATAACGCTGGGATTTGGAATAGCAGCTTTAGCTTCGCTGACATTTGCCTTTGCAAAAGATATTATCACCTTAGGCTTAGCATTCATTCTTTATGGAGTGTACATAGCAATAGAGGATACAATCCCAAGAGCTTACATGGCCGATCTGGCAAAGGAATTCGAAAAAGGGACGGTAATTGGGGCTTACCACACAGTATTTGGAATCCTCGTCTTTCCAGCTTCAGTTATCTCAGGCTTGCTATGGCAGAAGTATTCCCTTGAGTACGCGTTCATCTATGCAACGATAATGAACATGACGGCCTTGGTTCTAATGATCATTACAGATAGGAGAACTTTTATTAGCTCATAA
- a CDS encoding iron-containing alcohol dehydrogenase translates to MFFLKTKIIEGRGSLEYLQKEAIGFERALILASSSMKRLGFLKEAEDYLREGGVEVISIAGLPPEPTKDVVDEFLPKVREFSPEILIAIGGGSVIDMAKALKVFYDVPGISFEEVAIKSRFSKPRPVPKLKTPLIAIPSTSGAGSEVSAASVIKVGDVKYTIVTPEIAPEVAILDPRLPEGMPPEVARNSGMDVLVHAIEAYVSKASSPFTDAMAVKAAKAVLEHLEESIRGDKNAREKIHYAATMAGIAFLNARLGLVHAMSHKAAWIGPHGLVNAILLPYVMEYNMARRREKYDALARELGFDNAEELLEEIKALNERLGIGPISSYVSEEEFLAKLDEMVERAYEDPLVNFNPVEPRKEDIRRIYERAFYGD, encoded by the coding sequence ATGTTTTTCCTAAAGACTAAGATTATCGAGGGAAGGGGAAGTTTGGAGTATCTTCAAAAGGAAGCTATTGGGTTCGAGAGGGCTTTAATCTTAGCGTCAAGCTCTATGAAAAGGTTAGGGTTTCTGAAGGAAGCTGAAGACTATCTAAGGGAAGGTGGAGTTGAGGTAATTTCAATAGCAGGCCTTCCTCCTGAGCCCACGAAAGACGTTGTCGACGAGTTCCTCCCAAAAGTTAGGGAGTTTTCTCCAGAGATCCTCATTGCAATTGGTGGAGGAAGTGTTATCGATATGGCCAAAGCTCTAAAGGTATTTTACGATGTCCCAGGAATTTCATTTGAGGAAGTTGCAATCAAGAGTAGATTTTCGAAGCCGAGACCCGTTCCAAAGCTGAAAACTCCCCTTATAGCTATTCCCTCAACGAGCGGTGCTGGAAGTGAGGTTTCAGCAGCGAGCGTGATTAAGGTAGGGGACGTTAAGTACACGATTGTAACTCCCGAGATAGCTCCTGAAGTGGCTATACTTGACCCTAGATTACCCGAAGGAATGCCCCCAGAAGTTGCCAGGAATTCTGGAATGGATGTTTTAGTTCATGCGATAGAGGCTTATGTTTCAAAGGCTTCCTCACCCTTTACAGATGCAATGGCAGTTAAAGCGGCAAAAGCTGTGTTGGAGCATTTAGAGGAGAGCATTAGAGGAGACAAAAATGCCAGAGAGAAAATCCACTATGCAGCTACAATGGCTGGCATAGCTTTCTTAAACGCAAGGCTTGGACTCGTTCATGCGATGAGTCATAAGGCCGCATGGATAGGACCGCATGGTCTCGTAAATGCCATTCTACTTCCCTATGTGATGGAGTATAACATGGCACGCAGGAGAGAGAAATATGATGCATTGGCGAGGGAATTGGGATTTGACAATGCTGAAGAGCTCCTTGAAGAGATAAAAGCTCTGAACGAAAGGCTTGGAATAGGACCCATCTCAAGTTACGTCAGCGAGGAGGAGTTCTTAGCGAAGCTTGATGAAATGGTAGAGAGAGCCTATGAAGATCCCCTCGTTAACTTCAACCCAGTTGAGCCGAGAAAAGAGGACATTAGAAGAATTTATGAGAGGGCCTTCTATGGAGATTGA
- a CDS encoding ribonuclease III family protein, whose protein sequence is MEIDKGLAKFGDSLINFLYSLALTEFLGKPTGDRVPNASLAIALDLTGLSKNLRRVDKHAKGDYAEALIAKAWLMGLISEREAVEIIKKNLTPEVLDFSKKKEAIGRALAPLLVIISERLTSSQV, encoded by the coding sequence ATGGAGATTGACAAAGGACTTGCAAAGTTCGGAGATTCGCTGATAAACTTTCTTTACTCTTTAGCACTAACTGAATTCCTGGGAAAGCCCACTGGAGATAGAGTTCCAAATGCATCTCTAGCGATAGCTCTAGACCTAACTGGATTGTCAAAGAATCTTAGGAGAGTAGATAAGCACGCAAAGGGAGATTATGCTGAAGCATTAATAGCCAAGGCCTGGCTAATGGGGTTAATCTCGGAGAGAGAAGCAGTTGAAATAATCAAGAAAAATCTAACTCCAGAAGTCCTTGACTTTTCTAAGAAGAAGGAAGCAATAGGAAGGGCCCTAGCTCCCCTTTTGGTGATTATAAGCGAGAGACTCACTTCCTCTCAAGTTTGA
- a CDS encoding transcriptional regulator, with product MATRREKIIELLLEGDYSPSELARILDMRGKGSKKVILEDLKVISKIAKREGMVLLIKPAQCRKCGFVFKAEINIPSRCPKCKSEWIEEPRFKLERK from the coding sequence ATGGCTACAAGGAGAGAAAAGATAATTGAGTTGCTGTTGGAGGGGGATTACAGTCCAAGTGAGCTAGCGAGGATTTTAGATATGAGGGGAAAGGGGTCAAAGAAGGTCATCTTGGAAGATCTAAAGGTAATTTCAAAGATCGCCAAAAGGGAAGGAATGGTGTTGCTTATTAAACCTGCCCAATGTCGCAAGTGTGGCTTTGTATTTAAGGCCGAGATAAACATCCCCAGCAGGTGTCCTAAGTGTAAGAGTGAGTGGATAGAAGAGCCCAGGTTCAAACTTGAGAGGAAGTGA
- a CDS encoding DUF763 domain-containing protein has translation MMRSGVAELPLHTGKVPPWLANRMRKLSKLVLKILVEEYGTKGLLERLADPVWFQAFNNLIGMDWDSSGSTTVTTGIIKEALAELDLGVMVAGGKGKSSRNTPNELEKIASKFELDPEPYVKTSRLVAKVDSVALQTGYQLYHHAFFLDEEGNWAVVQQGMNTELRLARRYHWFNEKPDVEELLNPHKGVAGVKREFALNTVDKDSKEVQKAIIEIAQEGRRVVRDLETIKALSKGYAVFYKPRDVDVREVVKRYESLGKIELNLKALEFAKELAIENYKEFLLIKGLGPGTLRALALVGELIYDVKPSWRDPVTHPIDPFKFAYAVGGKDRVPFRIEKGTYDELIRFLERLTETGNREILKRVKKISEKWKFPEEEKIPTF, from the coding sequence ATGATGAGAAGTGGCGTTGCAGAGCTCCCACTCCATACAGGAAAGGTTCCACCTTGGTTGGCCAATAGAATGAGGAAGCTCTCGAAGTTAGTGCTAAAAATACTCGTCGAGGAATATGGAACCAAGGGTCTACTTGAAAGGTTAGCTGATCCCGTTTGGTTCCAAGCCTTTAATAATCTTATAGGCATGGACTGGGATTCTTCAGGAAGCACAACTGTGACGACTGGAATAATAAAGGAGGCTCTTGCCGAGTTAGACTTGGGCGTTATGGTGGCTGGAGGGAAGGGAAAGAGCAGCAGAAATACCCCAAACGAATTGGAAAAGATAGCCTCTAAATTTGAACTTGATCCCGAACCTTATGTAAAAACCTCGAGGTTAGTTGCGAAAGTTGATTCGGTGGCCCTCCAAACTGGATATCAGCTCTATCACCATGCATTCTTCTTAGATGAAGAAGGAAATTGGGCCGTTGTTCAGCAGGGGATGAACACGGAGCTAAGGCTTGCGAGGAGATATCACTGGTTTAATGAAAAGCCCGATGTAGAGGAACTTTTAAACCCTCACAAAGGAGTTGCAGGAGTTAAGAGGGAATTCGCCTTAAATACAGTTGATAAGGACTCCAAAGAAGTACAAAAAGCAATAATTGAAATTGCCCAGGAGGGGAGGAGGGTAGTTAGGGATTTGGAAACTATAAAAGCCCTCTCGAAGGGTTATGCTGTATTTTACAAGCCAAGAGATGTGGATGTGAGAGAGGTTGTAAAAAGGTATGAAAGCTTGGGAAAGATAGAGCTTAACTTAAAGGCTCTGGAGTTTGCCAAGGAATTGGCAATCGAGAATTACAAAGAATTTCTACTAATAAAAGGTCTCGGGCCTGGGACTCTAAGAGCTTTGGCATTAGTGGGAGAGCTCATATATGATGTAAAACCAAGCTGGAGGGATCCAGTAACTCATCCAATTGATCCATTTAAGTTTGCATATGCCGTGGGGGGAAAGGATAGGGTTCCCTTCAGGATTGAGAAGGGAACATATGACGAGCTCATAAGATTTCTGGAAAGGTTGACTGAGACTGGAAACAGAGAAATATTAAAGAGGGTTAAGAAGATAAGCGAAAAGTGGAAGTTTCCAGAAGAGGAAAAGATCCCTACCTTTTGA
- a CDS encoding extradiol dioxygenase yields MLRYMAIMPHGNEAVYPIDEDSKILNANLKKIGEELKDVESYVLITPHNVRSSEAIAIVIAENLIPWLLFNDVPIPVESEYKTDVELAREIYLSSKDKFPVVDVNFASARGRYSRFPLTWGEMIPLHFLRKKPLVLISPPREVKREVLVEFGKHLGRVLEGSEKEVALIVSADHGHAHDPKGPYGYAKESKEYDSLIYRLMQNMDFSRLLELENDFIEKAKPDSYWSLLIAHGVMQEVKFSKVVHISYACPTYYGMLSALFKR; encoded by the coding sequence ATGCTCAGATATATGGCCATAATGCCCCATGGAAATGAGGCTGTTTATCCTATAGATGAGGACAGCAAAATTTTGAATGCTAACTTGAAGAAAATTGGGGAAGAGCTGAAGGATGTGGAAAGTTACGTCCTCATAACACCGCACAACGTAAGAAGTAGTGAGGCTATAGCAATTGTCATTGCAGAGAACTTAATCCCTTGGCTACTTTTTAACGATGTTCCAATACCGGTAGAGAGCGAATACAAGACAGATGTTGAATTGGCTAGGGAGATATACCTAAGTTCAAAAGATAAGTTCCCAGTTGTTGACGTTAATTTCGCTTCAGCCAGAGGGAGGTACTCAAGGTTTCCCCTTACTTGGGGAGAAATGATTCCCCTCCACTTTCTCAGAAAAAAGCCTTTAGTTTTAATTTCTCCTCCCAGGGAAGTTAAGAGAGAGGTTCTAGTTGAATTCGGAAAGCATTTAGGTAGAGTACTTGAGGGAAGTGAGAAGGAAGTTGCCTTGATAGTTAGTGCTGACCATGGACATGCGCACGATCCAAAGGGTCCCTATGGCTACGCTAAGGAATCTAAAGAATATGATAGTCTAATATACAGATTGATGCAGAATATGGACTTCTCGAGACTTTTAGAGCTTGAAAATGACTTCATAGAGAAAGCAAAGCCAGATAGCTACTGGTCTCTTTTAATAGCTCATGGTGTGATGCAAGAAGTCAAGTTTTCAAAAGTAGTGCACATCTCCTACGCCTGCCCCACCTACTACGGAATGCTCTCAGCATTGTTCAAAAGGTAG
- the fbp gene encoding fructose-1,6-bisphosphate aldolase/phosphatase has protein sequence MAVGEKITISVIKADVGGWPGHSRVHPALIERAKEVLSEAQKEGTLIDFYVTYAGDDLQLIMTHKKGVDSPEIHGLAWEAFKKATEVAKELGLYGAGQDLLKDAFSGNVRGLGPSVAEMEITLRKSEPIVTFHLDKTEPGAFNLPIFRMFADPFNTAGLVIDPKMHMGFRFEIWDILEHKRVIMNSPEEMYDILALIGAKSRYVIKRVYPKEGHPIPKDEPVAVVSTEKLYEVAGEYVGKDDPVAIVRAQSGLPALGEVLEPFAFPHLVSGWMRGSHNGPLMPVPLKYATPTRFDGPPRAVALGWQISPEGKLIGPVDLFDDPAFDWARQKALEITDYMRRHGPFEPHRLPLEEMEYTTLPGVLEKLKDRFEPIE, from the coding sequence ATGGCAGTAGGAGAGAAGATAACAATAAGCGTGATAAAAGCAGACGTCGGAGGGTGGCCTGGCCATTCAAGAGTTCACCCAGCACTTATAGAGAGGGCAAAAGAAGTACTAAGCGAAGCTCAAAAAGAAGGAACCCTCATAGACTTCTATGTAACCTACGCTGGAGATGACCTCCAGCTTATAATGACTCACAAGAAGGGAGTTGACAGCCCAGAGATCCACGGGCTCGCTTGGGAAGCATTCAAAAAGGCCACAGAAGTGGCGAAGGAACTAGGCCTATATGGAGCTGGACAGGACCTTCTAAAGGATGCATTTAGTGGTAATGTTAGAGGTCTAGGTCCAAGCGTTGCAGAGATGGAAATAACACTAAGAAAGAGCGAACCAATAGTTACATTCCACTTAGATAAGACTGAACCAGGAGCATTCAATCTCCCAATATTTAGAATGTTTGCCGATCCCTTCAACACAGCGGGGCTCGTAATAGATCCAAAGATGCACATGGGATTCAGGTTCGAGATATGGGACATTCTCGAGCACAAGAGAGTTATCATGAACTCTCCAGAGGAAATGTACGATATTCTAGCCCTAATAGGAGCAAAGAGTAGGTACGTCATTAAGAGGGTGTATCCGAAGGAAGGGCACCCAATTCCAAAAGATGAACCCGTTGCTGTTGTATCAACTGAAAAGCTCTACGAAGTGGCAGGAGAGTATGTAGGAAAGGATGATCCAGTGGCCATAGTAAGAGCACAAAGTGGTCTTCCAGCCCTGGGAGAAGTTCTAGAACCATTTGCATTCCCACACTTGGTCAGCGGGTGGATGAGAGGTAGCCACAATGGTCCACTAATGCCAGTTCCACTTAAATATGCAACACCAACAAGATTCGACGGACCACCAAGGGCTGTAGCTTTAGGATGGCAGATAAGCCCAGAAGGAAAGCTCATTGGTCCAGTTGACTTGTTTGATGACCCAGCATTCGACTGGGCAAGACAAAAGGCCTTGGAGATAACTGATTACATGAGGAGGCATGGACCATTTGAGCCTCACAGACTACCACTGGAGGAGATGGAATACACAACTCTCCCAGGAGTCCTAGAGAAGTTAAAGGACAGATTTGAACCTATAGAGTGA
- a CDS encoding ParB/RepB/Spo0J family partition protein: MIKLITREEAFKRAEKIKRENEIIYGVPFELEHTFLPIDVLIPTQWELSEKKLLIVLEEMAHGYDAPIIVLEYKGKFYILDGHHRAYARKKLGFSNIEAIVLKPLKEIQTKIEESVRKVGLKTIDDVKIVRD; this comes from the coding sequence GTGATTAAGCTCATAACAAGAGAAGAAGCTTTTAAAAGGGCAGAGAAGATAAAGAGGGAAAACGAGATCATTTATGGAGTACCTTTTGAACTAGAACATACATTCCTCCCCATTGATGTTTTGATTCCCACTCAGTGGGAACTTAGCGAAAAGAAACTACTTATAGTTCTAGAAGAAATGGCCCACGGATATGATGCGCCCATCATAGTTTTAGAGTATAAAGGGAAATTTTACATATTAGACGGCCATCACAGAGCATATGCCAGAAAAAAGCTGGGTTTTTCCAACATTGAGGCGATAGTCCTTAAGCCTCTAAAAGAAATCCAAACTAAAATCGAAGAATCAGTGAGAAAGGTTGGGCTGAAGACAATAGATGATGTAAAAATAGTCAGAGATTGA
- the hypA gene encoding hydrogenase nickel incorporation protein HypA — translation MHEWALADAIVRTVLDYAQKEGASRVKAVKVVLGELQDVGEDIVKFAMEELFRGTIAEGAEIIFEEEEAVFKCRNCGHVWKLKEVKDKLDERIREDIHFIPEVVHAFLSCPKCGSHDFEVVKGRGVYISGIMIEKEGEE, via the coding sequence ATGCACGAATGGGCGTTGGCAGATGCAATAGTAAGGACTGTTTTAGATTACGCTCAAAAGGAGGGTGCAAGTAGGGTAAAGGCCGTCAAGGTAGTCCTCGGAGAACTCCAAGATGTTGGGGAGGATATAGTAAAGTTTGCCATGGAAGAGCTCTTCAGGGGAACAATAGCGGAAGGGGCAGAGATAATATTCGAAGAGGAAGAGGCCGTCTTTAAGTGCCGCAACTGCGGGCATGTATGGAAGCTTAAGGAAGTCAAAGATAAGTTGGATGAGAGGATAAGAGAGGACATCCACTTTATTCCAGAGGTCGTTCATGCATTTCTATCCTGTCCAAAATGTGGAAGCCATGATTTTGAAGTGGTGAAGGGAAGGGGAGTTTACATTTCTGGAATAATGATCGAGAAGGAGGGAGAAGAATGA
- a CDS encoding Mrp/NBP35 family ATP-binding protein: MIDPRELAISAKLEGVKRIIPVVSGKGGVGKSLISTTLALVLSEQKYKVGLLDLDFHGASDHVILGFEPKELPEEDKGVIPPTVHGIKFMTIAYYTEDRPTPLRGKEISDALIELLTITRWDELDFLVVDMPPGMGDQFLDVLKYFKRGEFLIVATPSKLSLNVVRKLIELLKEEKHQILGIVENMKLDEEEDVMRIAQEYGIRYLGGIPLYRDLESKVGNVNELLATEFAEKIRGIAKKI, encoded by the coding sequence ATGATAGATCCCAGAGAACTCGCAATTTCAGCGAAGCTTGAGGGAGTAAAAAGAATAATCCCAGTTGTAAGTGGGAAGGGAGGAGTAGGAAAATCCCTAATCTCCACAACTCTTGCCCTAGTTCTATCAGAACAAAAATACAAAGTTGGACTTCTCGACTTGGATTTCCATGGAGCAAGTGACCACGTCATCCTGGGATTTGAACCCAAAGAACTTCCCGAGGAAGACAAAGGAGTTATTCCCCCAACGGTTCACGGAATAAAGTTCATGACAATAGCGTATTACACCGAGGACAGGCCAACTCCTTTAAGAGGAAAGGAGATTAGCGACGCCCTAATAGAGCTACTAACAATAACCAGGTGGGATGAGCTCGACTTTTTAGTTGTTGACATGCCCCCTGGGATGGGAGATCAGTTCTTAGACGTTTTAAAGTACTTCAAGAGGGGAGAATTCTTGATAGTCGCAACTCCGTCAAAGCTCTCTCTTAATGTTGTTAGGAAGCTTATAGAGTTGCTAAAAGAAGAGAAGCATCAGATACTTGGAATAGTTGAGAATATGAAGCTGGATGAAGAGGAAGATGTTATGAGAATTGCCCAGGAATATGGGATTAGGTATCTTGGAGGAATACCTCTGTACAGGGATCTAGAGAGTAAAGTTGGAAATGTTAATGAACTTTTAGCCACAGAGTTTGCCGAGAAAATTAGAGGAATAGCTAAAAAGATTTGA
- the hycI gene encoding hydrogenase maturation peptidase HycI, which produces MEELREALKNAKRIVICGIGNDIRGDDSFGVYIAEKLKRVIKKANILVLNCGEVPENYTGKILNFHPDLIIFIDAVNFGGKPGEIIITDPENTEGAGVSTHSLPLKFLATYLKANTNAKTILIGCQPKNIGLFEDMSEEVKAVAEVLLKFLYESLELS; this is translated from the coding sequence ATGGAAGAGCTGAGAGAAGCTCTAAAAAATGCTAAGAGAATTGTAATATGTGGAATAGGGAATGACATCAGGGGAGACGACAGCTTCGGGGTTTATATTGCAGAAAAATTAAAGAGAGTTATAAAGAAGGCAAACATTCTAGTCCTCAACTGTGGAGAGGTTCCAGAGAACTACACAGGGAAGATACTAAACTTTCACCCTGATTTAATCATTTTTATAGACGCAGTAAACTTCGGAGGAAAGCCTGGAGAAATAATAATTACAGATCCAGAAAATACTGAAGGGGCCGGAGTTTCCACCCACAGTCTTCCCCTCAAGTTTTTGGCCACTTATCTCAAAGCTAATACAAATGCCAAGACAATCTTAATAGGATGCCAGCCAAAGAACATTGGGCTTTTTGAAGATATGAGCGAAGAAGTAAAAGCCGTTGCGGAAGTCTTATTAAAATTCCTTTATGAAAGTCTTGAGCTTTCTTAG
- the mobA gene encoding molybdenum cofactor guanylyltransferase MobA, translated as MVIGAVLAGGISKRFGEDKLTYRVGGKPLILYTIEALESASKIEKIVVIASPFNWQKFRELGLEVIVDALMVGPLGGIYLALSLGDSFVVGGDMPLLVPEFIDYLVAKFEEAKKLACVPRWPNGYLEPLHAVYSRSLREIIEGYIERGEYKVGNVIESSNPCYIPVESLPERWKWAFFNINKKEDLRKLKTFIKEF; from the coding sequence ATGGTAATAGGTGCGGTGTTAGCTGGAGGAATCAGCAAAAGATTTGGTGAGGATAAGCTAACTTATAGGGTTGGGGGAAAACCACTAATACTTTACACCATAGAGGCCCTTGAATCAGCTAGCAAGATAGAGAAAATTGTCGTCATTGCATCTCCATTTAATTGGCAAAAATTCAGAGAGTTGGGGTTGGAGGTTATTGTAGATGCCCTAATGGTTGGCCCACTTGGGGGAATATACCTTGCTCTAAGCCTAGGAGATTCCTTTGTCGTGGGAGGGGATATGCCACTTTTAGTTCCGGAGTTTATAGATTATCTTGTGGCTAAGTTTGAAGAGGCTAAAAAATTGGCCTGTGTTCCCAGGTGGCCAAATGGATACCTTGAGCCCCTCCATGCAGTGTACTCTCGCTCACTTAGAGAAATAATTGAAGGATATATTGAAAGAGGAGAATATAAAGTTGGCAATGTTATTGAAAGCTCAAATCCTTGCTACATTCCAGTGGAATCTTTGCCAGAAAGGTGGAAATGGGCGTTCTTCAATATAAATAAGAAAGAGGACCTAAGAAAGCTCAAGACTTTCATAAAGGAATTTTAA
- a CDS encoding PPC domain-containing DNA-binding protein has translation MLVPGRVYLFRIPEGKEIIEFLREFAEKENIKVGIISAIGTLRNPVIGYFMEEEKKYKEISLTGTYELLSLSGNISLKDGKPFVHAHVVLGDSEGRAFGGHLVRGEVFVAEVFVQELEGETLERKPTEHGLALW, from the coding sequence ATGCTCGTTCCTGGAAGAGTTTATCTTTTCAGAATTCCAGAAGGGAAGGAAATAATTGAGTTTTTGAGGGAGTTTGCAGAGAAAGAAAACATCAAGGTGGGAATAATAAGCGCCATTGGAACGTTGAGGAATCCAGTTATAGGATATTTTATGGAAGAAGAAAAGAAGTACAAGGAGATATCTTTAACCGGAACCTATGAACTGCTTTCCCTCTCTGGAAACATAAGCTTAAAGGACGGAAAGCCCTTTGTTCATGCCCACGTAGTTCTTGGAGATTCTGAAGGAAGGGCTTTCGGAGGGCATTTAGTTAGAGGAGAAGTCTTCGTTGCTGAGGTCTTTGTTCAAGAGCTTGAGGGGGAAACTCTGGAAAGAAAACCAACTGAGCATGGGCTAGCCCTATGGTAA
- a CDS encoding DUF134 domain-containing protein, whose amino-acid sequence MPRWGRGRRRKMRMIEFIPYARHFYPALPRFGPPKPPIIMTYEEFEALRLVDYEGLTQEEAGKRMGVSRGTIWRALTSARKKVAQMLVEGRELIILPQGNEVIKSDEE is encoded by the coding sequence ATGCCCAGGTGGGGAAGAGGTAGAAGAAGAAAGATGAGAATGATAGAATTCATACCCTATGCAAGGCACTTTTACCCAGCACTTCCTAGGTTTGGCCCTCCAAAACCCCCTATAATAATGACGTATGAAGAGTTCGAGGCATTGAGGTTGGTGGACTATGAAGGACTAACCCAGGAAGAGGCAGGTAAAAGAATGGGAGTTTCAAGAGGAACGATATGGAGGGCGTTAACATCTGCAAGAAAGAAGGTTGCCCAAATGCTAGTGGAGGGCAGAGAGCTCATAATCTTACCCCAAGGAAATGAAGTTATAAAGAGTGATGAAGAATGA